In a single window of the Schistocerca americana isolate TAMUIC-IGC-003095 chromosome X, iqSchAmer2.1, whole genome shotgun sequence genome:
- the LOC124555951 gene encoding vegetative cell wall protein gp1-like, with translation MDIHVLQSQPAQKAAFKDSSTVRVGNKLVRNKPPTQPSAMRPKHLVRGGFQPRLPTSLPPPGQQQQPSPLPRRQPVPLMPPAQLLPGAPQVVAPAPAVPLQSPPPSELMDVDPSAGPPSQAVAVQPVLQPLSLGTPKESDTAAPCPAPTQQPSTQRQETLPLFVGPAAPSRPVPEAAPVVTGIYLGFGH, from the exons atggatattcatgttcttcaaagccagcccgcccagaaggccgcgtttaaagactcttccacggttcgtgtgggtaataaacttgttcgcaataagccacccacccagccctctgctatgcgacccaagc atttggtccgcggtgggttccagccgcgccttccgacttcgctgccgcccccagggcagcagcagcagccgtcgccgctaccacgccgacagcccgtcccgttgatgcctcccgcgcagcttcttccgggagcgccccaggtggtcgctccggcgcctgcggtccctcttcagtcgccaccgccttcggagctgatggacgtcgacccctcagccgggccgccttcccaagcggtggctgtgcagcctgtcctgcagccgctttccttgggcacccccaaggagtctgacaccgcagcgccttgtccggcgcccactcagcagccgtcgacgcagcgtcaggagacgctgcctctcttcgtgggtcccgccgccccgtcgcgtccagtaccagaagctgcgcccgtggtcacaggc